The proteins below come from a single Gimesia alba genomic window:
- a CDS encoding alpha/beta hydrolase: MPLTTKTIGPLTCQIYDELPPGQSPKIISIVSHGFGAPGDDLVPFGPEILGRTPALAEQVRFIFPAAPLSLIEMGIPGGRAWWMLDIAELNASITSGKIRDQRDKTPDGFLEAAQQFREFVDELQAESGLPLSQIVLAGFSQGSIISTEVALSLPQPPAALVLWSSTLLCEQRWTSMAAKSEKFPIQQSHGKQDPILPFAGAIWLKDMFEQNQFTVDFSEFMGPHTIPEIALDKFGTLLTDLTSTD, from the coding sequence ATGCCCCTTACAACCAAAACTATTGGCCCGCTCACTTGCCAGATTTATGATGAACTTCCCCCCGGACAATCCCCGAAAATCATTTCCATTGTCAGCCACGGATTCGGTGCACCAGGAGATGATCTGGTCCCGTTCGGACCTGAAATTCTGGGCAGAACTCCTGCCCTCGCTGAGCAGGTTCGCTTTATTTTTCCAGCAGCACCTCTCTCCTTGATCGAGATGGGGATCCCCGGTGGTCGCGCCTGGTGGATGCTGGATATTGCAGAGTTGAATGCCTCCATTACCTCAGGAAAAATTCGGGACCAGAGAGACAAAACCCCCGATGGCTTTTTAGAAGCGGCTCAACAATTCCGAGAATTCGTCGATGAGCTACAAGCAGAATCGGGATTACCCCTCTCTCAGATTGTGCTGGCCGGTTTCTCACAAGGTTCGATCATCTCAACCGAAGTCGCCTTAAGCCTGCCTCAGCCACCGGCAGCACTGGTTCTCTGGTCAAGCACTCTGCTATGTGAACAGAGATGGACATCCATGGCGGCAAAATCAGAAAAGTTTCCCATTCAGCAAAGCCATGGCAAACAGGACCCCATTCTCCCGTTCGCAGGGGCAATCTGGCTGAAAGACATGTTCGAGCAAAATCAATTCACGGTTGATTTTTCCGAATTTATGGGTCCGCACACCATACCGGAAATTGCACTGGACAAATTTGGTACCCTACTGACTGATTTGACGAGCACAGACTGA